DNA sequence from the Malus domestica chromosome 06, GDT2T_hap1 genome:
GTCTTTCCCCTGCCAAGGACCAGTCAGATGATGAGCAACAGGGAGGTGGCAATTCTGATTCAAGTTCACTGATCCACCAACTTGGACGGGATATTTCAATCAACTGTCTCCTTCGCTGCTCGAGGTCTGATTATGGCTCTATTGCCTCGCTGAATACAAACTTCCGCTCTTTAATTCAGAGTGGGGAGCTGTACACACTGAGGCGGAAAATGGGCGTTGTCGAACATTGGGTTTACTTCTCTTGCAGCCTCCTCGAATGGGAGGCATTTGATCCAGATCGCCGACGTTGGATGCATTTGCCTAGAATGGCGTCAAACGAATGTTTCATGTGTTCGGACAAGGAGTCGTTAGCTGTTGGTACCGAACTTCTTGTTTTTGGAAAGGAAATAACGTCCCATGTCGTTTATAGATACAGCATTTTGACCAACACGTGGTCATCCGGCACTGAGATGAATACACCTAGATGCTTGTTCGGTTCTGCGAGCCGTGGGGAAATTGCAATTCTCGCGGGTGGTTGCGATCCATGTGGCACTATCTTGAACTCTGCTGAACTTTATAATTCTGAAACAGGAACTTGGCTGACTCTTCCTAGCATGAATAAACCTAGAAAAATGTGTTCTGGGGTATTTATGGATGGGAAGTTTTATGTCATTGGAGGGATAGGAGTGGGCGATCAAAAGCAACTTACGTGTGGAGAGGTGTACGATTTGGAGAAGGGGACTTGGACCGAGATACCTAACATGTTTCCTGGAAGAAATGCTGGGGCGGCTGAGGCACCTGCTGCAGCTGCGGCACCTCCTCTTCTGGCAGTTGTAAATAACATATTGTATACTGCAGATTATGCAGAACAGGAGGTGAGGAGATATGATAAGGAGGGGAACGTGTGGATCACTGTTGGGAGTTTGCCTGAGCGTGCAGCCTCGATGAATGGTTGGGGAATAGCATTTAGGGCGTGTGGAGATCGGTTAATTGTAATTGGTGGACCGAGGGCCTTAGGCGGAGGGACAATTGAACTTAATTCTTGGGTCCCTGATGGAGGCCCGCCACAGTGGAACCTGCTCGCCAGAAAACCTTCTGGCAGCTTTGTGTATAATTGTGCGGTGATGGGATGCTGAGGGCTGAGGTGTCCGGTTTCAGTGACACCGTGTGCGCTGCAAGGAATCCTGGATGGAATTTGCAATCTTCACTTTTCAAGGAGATGGGATTCCAGCAACTGGCTAATCTCGGCCCTCCTTTTTGGGGAAATTCAGGTTTTTATATAGAGTCATAGATACATTCACAGAAGGAGGCCTGGAgagttattttccttttttatcttttaaacTTATCGTGTCGCgtccttttttttccctttggtAACTTTGAGAGTTTTTGGAAAGGTTGGCATCATGTAGAACAGGAAAAGGTGAATAAACTGAAGTACTGGTAAATGTTTTAGGTTTTCATGACTATTTTCATAAGTTTTATTGAAACATTGCAGAATTTTGTAATGGTTCAAGTTTTTCATTTCCTTTGTTTCTTAAGCTTATATTTCCAAGGTCTCTTTTTTCCCTCCCATGTTGGAGGACAGAAAAAAGAATGACTTCTGTTTATGTTATggatttatatttttatgttcctTCTACATGCGTTTTCACTCACTGCTGTTGCACAATCTGAATGGACCCTAAACTATAATGTAGGTTGTAGGAACTTCTTTCGATCGGtatgaagaaatttaatatgAATTtcccctcttctttttcttgtgaacttgatttctttctttctttctttctttcttttctgtaACGGAAATTGTGaagtttaaatatttaattgagCCAAACGAACACAGGACTCCATTGACGATGCCCTTGCTCATTGAGCGTGCATCTAATGAAATCCTAGCGTTAGTTTCAAGCCGTATGGTATTCCTGAAGCGGAAATAATGATTTTTAAGCCTTATAGATGCCTGTCGTTCTCAGAGAACTTGATCTTGAAAGCAGCTGCATGGTGAAATTTACAGTCGATTTGTTATGCTACGAGCTCAGATCAAGTTGGATAGTTTTTCGACCACAGGTGAGACTTGTGCATCAGGTTTTCCTCTTTCTTGTCCTGTGATTTTGTTCTTtaaattttccttttgttttctgAATGCTTCTGCATTGCATCTTACAGTCATTTCAGTGCTTATCGAACTCTACGTTGATTTCATTGTCATCATAAGCATGCCTATTTTCTTGTCGCGCCCGTTATTTGCCACTTATAACCCTTTATGAGGACTTCATTACTGTTTGTTAACGTTCATTACTGTTTGTTAACGTTCGCTGTATTGTAATCAATGTGAAAGTCATTTTTCTTGTGTTATCAGGTTAGTCATAGGCTCTTAGGCTCTTAGGTTTCGCATTTGAACCGTATGCCACTGCATCAGTatatatttagggttttttttcgCTGCTTTTTAATTTTTCGAAAGATGATGACATATTGCTTCCGTGAATTAGCTTTTATACAATTGTGATGACATATATGGTATTTGTATCCATTTGGTAAAGTTTTAAACTTCTTTCCTTCATGAACTTGAAGACAAGGAAATGAGTAGGATGCTTGGATTTCTCTCCTGTTTTCGCAATTGAAGATGTTGCTCGACGCAACGAATGTACACAATAAATGTGACGGTTCTGAAACCATAAATTCAGAAACACAAATTGAGTAAGAGCTGATGCAAGCAACCGCTTCCGCATTGAAATTTGCTGATAAGGTGTCTGCAATGTTTGTTTCATGAACGTTTCCAGGAATGCTGCGGTAAGCGACTTTCGTTGCTATTAACTCATACATCACAGGCATTGACAGATACATATCCTTTCTTAGACATGTGTTCTTTAGCTATGACAGTTGTTGCTCCTTAAAAACTCTTATGTATGAAACCGGGTTTTTGTGACTCGGGGGAACGGATTCCGTGACCGATGTTTCTTCGTGTTTACAGGgtcttttttctttcccttctcGTCGGTGAATAAAATGGCGATCGAAGAAAGTGTTTCGAGGCGTTTTGGGAATTTTGGCACTCTGTTTCTCTGTTTGTTTagggaagaaaagaagaagttgAAATACCATATCTGTTACTGCAGTTTACTTCTAAGGACTTGGTCCTTTTGATTCTTTAGATCTGTTGATTCAGATTTTTCTGATGCCACACACAAAACACCCCAAACCCATGAATTTTGGTCTCGTTCCGGTTCATAACTCCTTGTGTCCTGTGCCTTGTATGAATGTTTCGTTCTATTGGTTACCTGGCGAAGTGTCACGTACGATAGTGTAGAACGAAAGAGAAACGGAGATcaaaaggagagaaaaaaagTTTCGTTCTATTGGTCACCTGGCGACTAAAGATTCTTGGTCACCTATTGCTATATTTGATGTCAATGATTTTGAAGGGATTTTCTAATGGGAGCTGATTTTCACACCCCTGTAGTCGTTCACACATTCATCTTTATATTCAGTcgttaaattgaataaatcaacaaaaataatgaatttctactaattaataaaatcttctttgtcaatcaaaagatggtgaaaagataaattagttttttattacacaaaaaaaatgatgggcaataatgtaattttacatattcaaattttacattttttattgaaacatcACTTACATGTGATGTTAAATATACCTccaatatttataaaattaaaacaaaaaacaaaaaacaaaaaacaaaacaaaaacctctcactccaccacgttctctctctccccctctctccttctcattttctaaaaaaaatgtgttcatacacataAAATATGTAGGCAAATGTTAGTATTATTGAACAAGAGAAAAATGGTGTATGTATCATCATGTTCTAAAGTATTATACAcactagggtttttaatttttaaggttAAATCCTAAGCTGCATTGGAGTTTAATAAACTTTTCTAACGTTTTATGGgtttttataatataaaaagataaataatgttgcggaaactaaaattttaaatcaaatgatgtgtcaccaacagaggataaacacgttaatcgttttcaagtaataatccaatcatcaacaactatatcatttggtttggaaatttgatttaaaaattagaTCTCCCAAACATTAtcgtaaaaatattatttgaattaaGAAGATGAAAACGAGAGATTTAGAAATTGAGTTGATGAAATCGCACGACAACTCATCTCTCTAATAAGGGGGTGTAAAGTGGACTAAATCTTATAATGAACTAgctataataatgtgattcaaatttatcTTTTACGCGAATCAAATCTCTTACAAAGGAAGATAAATATCGTTAGAGTGTAAATTTGAGCACAATAAaatatcctttttttttgttttacttttgtattcaatttgtactggctctctctctctctgggcaGCAGGCAGGAATCCACCACAGAAATTAGTTAAAAAAGTAATAAAAGTACAAAATTGTACCTTAAAAGAACGGATAAATTCTGACTCTGCCTCTCCGTTTATGTACGTGGGCCCCGCCTCATCAACTCCCCTTGCAGTTGCTCACGTGGCGGGCGCGTGCGTCATTGATCTCAGTGTCTGCTGCCCTGCCGTTGAACTTGGACTTGAAAATTGTACTGCGCTGTCAACTCCCAccgctttctttctttctcttttttaacTTTTCCTCGTGCGGCCGTGAAATTCGCCCCTTTTCACTTTCTTTTAATGATGTCATCAAATTCCACGGAGCTATATTTTAGGATTTATTGGACGGTTTTCAAAgcttaaaaaaggaaaacagaaacctcaacttttttttttcttttcgaaacGAAGATATTATTAAATACGAATCGAAATGTTTACATCATCAGTCAAAATGTTAAACAATCATTCTGGTTCTAAACCATCGTACAAATGACAACCCCCATACGCGTAGCATAAGAAGCCACTAGATGCGCAATCTCATTGCAGGCACGAGGAGCATACAGAAACTCAACATAACCTAATTGCTGCTTAATGTGATTGATATCCCATAAAATGCCATCCATGACTGCCTCTGGTTGCAAGATCGCATTGATCATATCAACAAGGACCTTCGAATAAGTTTCCGCCTGAACCACCCCAAACCCTCTTTCCACACAAGCCACCAAAGCCACTCTCATTGCCTCAGCTTCCCCCATAACGCTCAATACACACAGAATATTACCCATACCTTCAACACCCTTAAAGATCCCCGCAAAATCCCTCACAACCTAACCAAAACCGCCCGCCCCCGAACGACTACACCAAGCACCATCACATTTCACTTTGAAGGTACCAAATGGGGGTTTCATCCATCCTACATGACTCGCCCTGCTCACAGGGTTCCCACGGATTGGCTGTAACCCCAATTCCTCATCACTCCTCGCAATCTCACTCCATTGCTTcaccaaaaacttgatgtatatttaaacaaacctaaataatagattaatttaaaccaaattaaactcgCAAGCGCACAAATCAATTGTAATAATATATGCAAATACGAGGTCGATCCCACATGGATTGCTTTAACACTAATTTAACCGATTAATCACGCTAAacttaattaaacaaacaaaggatggattgaattgaataattgaTTAAAACtataattaacaagaaaaataaaagacaattaattaaaataaacacaaCACAGGAAAAACTAAGGTTATGAATCCACCAATAACAATCCTATTTACTTTTCCTATAGCGAACTACTATCCAATTACCATGCCAATGTTAAAGGTTGTTCTTTCTAAGGTATGAACTAATCCGTGATCAGGCATCAACTCTTGTATCTCTACATGATAATTATATCATATTGGTTAGGCATACaattaaacacataaaaacccATTAAGTGTAGAAGAATCATGTCAACCAAGTAGGACTAGCTTGATATTGGTCATCCTCACTAGTTTGTCTACTCTTCTTAATCTTAGTTCCAATAAGGTCATCCTCATAGATTTATCTAACTATCTAGATGCAAAATTCCTAAAAGTGATTAGTCATTAGAAATCCAAATCTAGAATAAAATACCTACAAAGATTAAGAATATAACATGGCCTTTAATCGGATAATAATTAACAAAGTACTTATCAAATATTCATGTCATGGCTTCATcataaaccttagaaaataacttaattacacataaaaataaaaataaaagaaagatagaACCCGGAATCCATGGCAAAGCACATCCCTAAGCTCTCTCTAtagacccccccccccccgggatCCCGCAACCTCAACTTTTTGAGATTAATGAAAATGTGGAGGAAGTAACTTGTTTACAGCACCTAGAGAATGTATACCCTAAATCACGAGCTGGTGATCCAGTGGCAAATGACGGATTACAAGGCttccttaaaactaaaaattggaaGTCATCTTTCTACTATATTGGCAGGACGGGTGCCAAGTTATTAGTAGCTAGGCAGCTAAGCCAGTAGTAGCTCAGTTCAGGTCAGGGCATGAAGCTACATGTTTTATTTGTGGTCGTGAGACAAAAGTCAGAGGCAACTTGTTATATAGGTAGTTGTGCGTGTTAATATATCTTTTTCTATACTAGTAGTAGCAGTAGTGGGTGAATCGCTTTCTTAGGTAGGGTTTAGTTTCTTTACTAGAAGGATAAGCACAGCTATTTCTCTTTGTCCCAACATTTTACCGGGGTAGGCTACTAACTTGCTCGTTAGAAGTAGTTAACAGACGGAATAAGGCCATTTGATGTCTATAAGTGAAGATTGGAGGGATGCTCGCTTGGGTTCGAAATCCACTACTGGTGTGGAAGTTGGATTTGTGGCCAGGAGAAGGCTGATATGCCTCTGTGAGTTTTCCCGGCCCCCAGAGTGAATAATTGTGGTTTGCCACCAATTGTctatttttaaaaagaaaaaaaaatgaatatataCCCTAGAAAAGGAGAAATTATAATGTAGGGGGACTAGACCAGGTCATCTATACGGATATACACACAAAAAACCACCTGCTACtccattttctttgatttgttaTATTAACCATGTCCTTTTTGTGGTCCCACCTTCTCTCACAACCTTCCTAATCCGGCTTCTGGATGGAAGACTTTCTCCTAAACAGGTGGTATTTTAGTCGGAGTGTTTTGAAGTTTTACTTTTGTAAGATtaatttttaggaaaactaatgaaaattgttttaaaattttgaattttaatgataaggacaaaataaatagtaaagtgaatagtatcatgattcactttttagtataaaaatgtgggttttcgttaaaatgaacaataccggaagttttttgttaaagttcccttaatttttgATATAAAATCTCGTAAGCATTTGGCATTTCGAACCTATTGTCTTGTGTGGTAACTCACACGAATTGCAAGTCTCGTTATATCATGTCCTATCGAACACTAATTTGACCTATTTGGTTGGTTGTACTGTCGCATTCATAGAGGATGGATGGAAGTCATTGTCTTTCCTTTGGTGCTAACCAAATAGATTGATTGAAAATTGCAATTCAAAAAAGGGAATTcaaaaagcaagaaagaaagggctcaattaaaaaatttcttctcCAAGATGTCAATCTTCAAGTTTTAACCTTTTCACGTAATGTATTGGACTTCTTTTCACTATTATCaaacaataaaaacaaactCCTTTAACTGATCAACTAACAACTGCAGTACTACAAATTTTGAGGTCCCGTGTTCAAAATTCTCCACTCATAGGGACGAGTCATCTCGTCCAAGGTGCTTACATTACCAAAAATGAAACGGATTTTCGGTTCACATTGCATTCCCCACCCATTTTTGTGGGTTTGCATTACTACTATAGTAAAAGTGTTTTAGACTTTCATGCTTCATTGACATGTTTCAAGTGGTCCAAAATGTAAAAGTCTAAAATTGTGGACAAAATTTAGGTGGGTTGGTGTATTTGCACTATACATAAAAAGGAAGGCAATCCAAGATTGGGATATTGTTAAAAATTGCGATGATGCAATATTAAACAGCCTCACACATGATGAATAAGATTATCAACTTAGCAAAATCTACCGGCCAATCTTTTTTCTTTCGTTTTCTCTCCTCGTACCCAATTGCCACGCCTTTGGACCACCTCAAACCTCCAAACATTGTCAATACAAATTGATTGGCTATTTTACTGCTATCACTTTTGAACACAAAATGACAAACACATACAAACCTAGAATGAAAGCATGtgggttaaaaataaaaataaattcttaaaaaccaaaattgataTTTTTCGGTTGATTAAGCGCTTGTTTGGAAGTGATTTATGTAATGATTATAATCATCTATGAGGAGAAACACAAGCAGCGGCAGATCAACCTTAAGACAAGGTGGATTAGCTGACCACCCAAGCTTAGAAATTCTCCATGAAAGAACTGAGGCTACTCTTTGAAAATCTGAGGTGCTTGAGAGGTGCCATTCAACTGCTCGACGAATTCTCCATGAAAGAGTTGGGCATGGTAATTGCTAGCCTCATGCCTTTGTATGCGCTGCTATAGGCATCTTTCAATAGACTCACTCAGCATATGTTGGCATCTGGCGAAACCCATTGACCAGTCAACATGCTCATAGGAAGTTGTTTGCATCTGTTGACAGACATGCAATTTGATTCGACAAATGACCTAATGCCTATGAAGGCTTGATGAAATGCCAATTTGTATGTTATTTCGTTTAAAATTTTCTTGCGTTGCGCATGCTATTTTTACTGTCTCCCCAATAATAATCCTAGATCCGTCATTGAGCACATGTAAGatgttttttttcacaaaatcaagTGCAAGTGTTGTGGTGTGTCGAGGGACGTAAGTTAACGATTGAAGATCAGTGTGGGGTCGTATGGGACAAATAGGTCCAACTCTTTACCAAAAGGGTCGGACGAGTGATGTGATCCGGGAATTAGGCTCAAGAATTTTAGGCATGCGAAGAATAAGTACATAACCTCCACCGAAACTAAGCCCAACTATAGTTTAGTCCAACCCCAATGTAGGCGGCCCATTTGAGTCCGTTAACAATGTTAGTAAAGCCCAACCTAGAATGAAAGATTGTAGGTTGAAAATTTCTTAACTACAAAACTTCCCTTCTTTGACCCACCGTCTCACAAACACACTCAACCTTTTGCTTTTTGGTTAATCCGGGTCTTGACAACGTCTTATTAACTTGCCTTATATGCCCGACCACGTGACACCAATCACGAAATAGGAGTAATTCTTTTGTATGGTTATCAATTTAGAAAGCGTTGGATCAACGTGGAATTGAGCAAGACCAATCACAGGAGATTCCAAGTTTTGTGAGAATGGTCGGACATGTGACATGTACCGACTGCCGAGCCAATACTTTCCCTAAGGTTGGGCAGCCGAATAATAGAGCATAACCGCGTAACCGAAAACGGTATTCGGTGGGAGTCAATTTTGGAGTCTCTAATCTCTCAACGAAAGCAAAGCACAAATAAGCACGGCCTTTCAGTCACTGAAATTCCCGTTAAAAACCTAAAATACCCTCGTTCCCATTCAAATTTCCCACTCGCACCACCGGACGGGAATGGTTTGAGACGACCATGGATTCGGCGGTCCAGACCCTCCCTCCCGCCTCCGACCTCCCGCCCTCGATCGTCTCCTTCCTCGACGACAAGTTCCGGACCAATGAAAATCTGAGCGGGGCTCCGACTCTCCTCTCGGAGCTCCAATCCCAGTGCGGTGACCTGGATCGAACCCTAATCGACCTGAATCGGAGGCTCGGATCCTCGCTTCTAACTTACGCTTCGTTCTCCGATCGAGTCCACGGCCTCTTAGGCGgtatcaatgcccaattggcggGTCTCGGATCCTCCACCCGCTCTCGCACTTCAGGTTTGTGTGTGCTGGTATTGATATTTGGGCAATTCTGattacaattttcaattttttgggtttaatttcgTTTTTGGTTTTGCTAATTTGGATAACTTTTGTCTGTAGATGGAGAAGGGAACGAGAGGGCGGAGAAGATATTGGGAGAGGAGCTGCCGGCGTTGGCCAAGGAAGTGGCAAGAGTCCAGTCCGTTCGATCATACGCAGGTGTGTTTCTTGCGAAACAATGGAActgaaattgaaaaatgaattaataaatttaaggaACTAGCTTTAGCTGAAATCTATAAACTTTCGTATTGTACTTGTTATATTGTTTTACAATTAGCTCAGTTTGTTTGAATAGAGACCGGAAATGTGTAATCGAATACTTGTTCTTCAATTATGGCATACTACATTGATGCTTCGATTATTTGTGCGAGTAGTGAATTGTACGATTTTCATGAAAGTTCTGCTATTTTGCTTTATTTGCATGTGTTGATGCACTTGTGTGTAATATGTATTGTGAAGGCCTCAACTGGTCTAAATGTGTTGTGATCACATATTATTTTAGGCAGTAACAGATGGCTAATGTAGAACCATGAAGCTGAATTTGTTTTGCGAAACTACAAATGGTTCGATACTAAATGTTAGAATCCCAGTTCCTGTTTAACTTTAAGTTGAAAGATGATAGTATGTGATTAAGCTCCAACAAGTGCAATCCTATTTCTTAGGGCCCAACATTTCGttcttagtttttagttttcaataaTTTGTGACATAGATAAAGGAAAAGTGTGTGGGTGAAACAAGGAATGAagaaatttgaaggattgatggTGGAGGAAACGTGTATGAAATGACACACAAAGTGAAAAGTAAAAACCAAAAGTTGAAAACAATTTCATgttgttttgaccttcaaatttttgttttcgTATAATCTGCATTCCTACCTTCTACCTCCCACCGTCTCCCTTTATTATTTTCCATTCCTCACTTCTACCTTACACGTTTCCTCTATCTCTAGAAGaacaaatgaaaactaaaaacaaaagagttATCGAACGGGCCCTTAATTGGTGGAAATATTAGTGCTTTCTTAGTAATGGTTACATCAATTGTTGGACTTCCTCAAAATCATGCAGCCAGATTTGTTTTTCACATTTGGGAGAGTTTTTTCGTTAATGTGAAGTTGTCCTTTTACTTCTGAAGTACTTCCTGCATACTGTGTGTTGGGTTCGTCTTCTGCTTGGCCTCTGTCTTCCGTGTTTTGTATGCCTATACTACAATTTTCTTTCCTAGCATTACCAACTACTGAGAAGCATAATCTCTGAATATTCGACATTAAACTTTCTCACATTTTTGGTCCTTTTTTTTGTCTTCAGAGACTGCATTGAAGCTTCAAACTATGATTGGTGATATTGAAGATGCTGTATCTTCTACCATGAAGAAAAACTCATGGAAGCATTCAGCAAGACAGAATTCAGAAGTGAGTACCCTTTGTTtgtgaaaacaaaatattttggTAATTACaattgggaattgttattagcactccaaaaatctcatttggcactccaaactttctataattagaaagaaaaatacacttgtgaggagtgtagaacgagatttttggagtgctaataacaatttcgtTATATCACTATTTATTTTGCAAAGtcctcattttctctcttgGCAGGAAATGCGTCTGGGTGCTATTAAAACTCTTAAACTGATAGAAGATGTTTTAACTTCAGTTACCAAGACACACCCTCAATGGGCACATCTTGTGTCAACAGTTGATCACAGAGTAGATCGAGCTCTGGCCGTTTTAAGACCCCATGCTATAGCAGATCACCGGGCGCTTCTTACTTCCCTAGGATGGCCACCGCCTCTTGCCACTTTGACTTCCTCAACTCCAGATACAGGGAGATCAACTGAAGTTCTGAATCCTCTTTTCACGATGCAAGGAGACCTCAAAGATCAGTACTGTGAAAACTTTTTAGCCTTGTGCGGCCTACAAGAGTTGCAAAGACGAAGAAAATCGCGTCAACTAGAGGGCTATAATCGTGAGCTTGCTCTTCACCAGCCACTTTGGGTGATTGAAGAGCTTGTGAATCCTATATCATTGGCATCCCAACGCCATTTCACAAAATGGGTTGATAAGCCAGAATTTATATTTGCTCTTGTCTACAAGACCACCAGGGATTATGTTGACTCTATGGATGAATTATTGCAACCACTGGTTGATGAAGCAATGTTAACCGGGTACAGTTGCAGAGAAGAATGGATTTCTGGAATGGTATCATCCTTATCAACATACTTAGTGAAAGAGATATTTCCAAAGTATGCTGGACAACCAGATGAAGATAGCGTAACGGGTACTCAGTCACAGGCTAGAATATCCTGGCTGCATCTTATTGACTTGATGATATCTTTTGATAAACGAATCAAGTCTCTAATAGAAAATTCTGGAATCTTGCTTTCACTTCAGGATGACGGGAACTTCTTAAAGGTTTCTTCTCTATCAGTTTTCAGTGATCGACCAGATTGGCTTGATTTATGGGCAGAGATAGAATTAAATGATATACTAGAAAAGTTGAAACCTGATGCTGGTGATGAGAGAAATTGGACTATGAAAGTCCAAGGAGCAGCTCTTTTATCTGatactgaagatctcaaagcTCCTGCAATTTGTAGTGCCTACCTTCGGTGCCTATCATCTGTGGTGGATCGTTGTCGATCATTGCCTAGCATCTCTATGAGGTCCAGATTTCTCAGATTAGCTGGGGTACCTATTATACAAAACTTTTTGGAGAGCTTACTCGTCAGGTGCCAAGAGGCTGAAGGTTTGACTGCCTTGACAGATGATGATGGCCTAGTTAAAGTTGCAAACTCCATTAATGGCGCTCGCTACATCGAATCTGTTTTAAAGGAATGGTGTGAGGATGTCTTTTTCCTCGAGATTTGGTCAGGTCGGAGTGATCAACTGGGAATATCAGTAGGCGATCAAAGTGGTAATGTCGAGTCAGTGGAAGGTCTAGATAGTGGTATTTTTCACGAGGAGGTTGTAAAGTTGGAGGCGTTTAGAATAGAATGGGCTGAAAAATTGTCTGTTGTTATATTGAGGGGATTTGAGGCTCAAAGTCGGGATTATATGAAGAACAGGAGGCAATGGCAAGAAAAGAGTGAGGATGGTTGGACAGTATCCAGATTTTTAGTTGGCGCTCTAGATTATTTGCAAGGTAAAATATCAGTGGTAGAAATTGATTTGAACGGGATAGACTTTGTCGGGGTGTGGAGAAGTTTGGCAGCTAGAATTGATC
Encoded proteins:
- the LOC103428306 gene encoding F-box/kelch-repeat protein At1g74510-like isoform X1, whose amino-acid sequence is MDTKGRVSSQLVKLENSNKMLEGPSYLVSRELPSSCEQESKWIYNTHRVMELSNTKRPFEDGDEITLRKACKLSDAVLGGDVVMDLSGLSPAKDQSDDEQQGGGNSDSSSLIHQLGRDISINCLLRCSRSDYGSIASLNTNFRSLIQSGELYTLRRKMGVVEHWVYFSCSLLEWEAFDPDRRRWMHLPRMASNECFMCSDKESLAVGTELLVFGKEITSHVVYRYSILTNTWSSGTEMNTPRCLFGSASRGEIAILAGGCDPCGTILNSAELYNSETGTWLTLPSMNKPRKMCSGVFMDGKFYVIGGIGVGDQKQLTCGEVYDLEKGTWTEIPNMFPGRNAGAAEAPAAAAAPPLLAVVNNILYTADYAEQEVRRYDKEGNVWITVGSLPERAASMNGWGIAFRACGDRLIVIGGPRALGGGTIELNSWVPDGGPPQWNLLARKPSGSFVYNCAVMGC
- the LOC103428306 gene encoding F-box/kelch-repeat protein At1g74510-like isoform X2; amino-acid sequence: MLEGPSYLVSRELPSSCEQESKWIYNTHRVMELSNTKRPFEDGDEITLRKACKLSDAVLGGDVVMDLSGLSPAKDQSDDEQQGGGNSDSSSLIHQLGRDISINCLLRCSRSDYGSIASLNTNFRSLIQSGELYTLRRKMGVVEHWVYFSCSLLEWEAFDPDRRRWMHLPRMASNECFMCSDKESLAVGTELLVFGKEITSHVVYRYSILTNTWSSGTEMNTPRCLFGSASRGEIAILAGGCDPCGTILNSAELYNSETGTWLTLPSMNKPRKMCSGVFMDGKFYVIGGIGVGDQKQLTCGEVYDLEKGTWTEIPNMFPGRNAGAAEAPAAAAAPPLLAVVNNILYTADYAEQEVRRYDKEGNVWITVGSLPERAASMNGWGIAFRACGDRLIVIGGPRALGGGTIELNSWVPDGGPPQWNLLARKPSGSFVYNCAVMGC
- the LOC103428304 gene encoding RINT1-like protein MAG2, with amino-acid sequence MDSAVQTLPPASDLPPSIVSFLDDKFRTNENLSGAPTLLSELQSQCGDLDRTLIDLNRRLGSSLLTYASFSDRVHGLLGGINAQLAGLGSSTRSRTSDGEGNERAEKILGEELPALAKEVARVQSVRSYAETALKLQTMIGDIEDAVSSTMKKNSWKHSARQNSEEMRLGAIKTLKLIEDVLTSVTKTHPQWAHLVSTVDHRVDRALAVLRPHAIADHRALLTSLGWPPPLATLTSSTPDTGRSTEVLNPLFTMQGDLKDQYCENFLALCGLQELQRRRKSRQLEGYNRELALHQPLWVIEELVNPISLASQRHFTKWVDKPEFIFALVYKTTRDYVDSMDELLQPLVDEAMLTGYSCREEWISGMVSSLSTYLVKEIFPKYAGQPDEDSVTGTQSQARISWLHLIDLMISFDKRIKSLIENSGILLSLQDDGNFLKVSSLSVFSDRPDWLDLWAEIELNDILEKLKPDAGDERNWTMKVQGAALLSDTEDLKAPAICSAYLRCLSSVVDRCRSLPSISMRSRFLRLAGVPIIQNFLESLLVRCQEAEGLTALTDDDGLVKVANSINGARYIESVLKEWCEDVFFLEIWSGRSDQLGISVGDQSGNVESVEGLDSGIFHEEVVKLEAFRIEWAEKLSVVILRGFEAQSRDYMKNRRQWQEKSEDGWTVSRFLVGALDYLQGKISVVEIDLNGIDFVGVWRSLAARIDRLFFSGILMSNVKFSDSGVERLGSDLEVVFGAFRAWCMRPEGFFPKVSEGLKLLKMEEEKLRSSLARGEKWMKEKGIRNLSETEVEKIVKSRVFTS